GGCGTCGGCGGAACCGCCTGCGGACTGGGCTTAACCGACCCCCAGCGATACGAAAACGCGCCGAGCAATTCCCCCTCCTGCGTTGTGTGGCATTGCAGGCATTGCTTTAACGCCCGGATCGAGCCGAGCGCGCGAATCGTGGACGACTCGTTGGTGCTTACGATGTCTTCCCCCTTTTTGAGCGCGTCCAGTCCTTGCTGCTCGAAGTCATCGAGTTGCCGCGTGGGCGCATCGCGCAGTTCGTCCATGGCGGGCAGGTTGTCCGAGACATATACACGCGGATCGGGAAACTTAAAAAGACTGACGAGTTCGACCCGGTCCGGGGCGGGGAGTTGGGTGCGAGACACCAAATTGGTGTGTGGCCCCAGGCGATGTGCGAGGAACCCTGCCACCTCTTCGCGGCCGCGAATAAGGCCGTAACGCTCGGGCGCAACGAATTCCTCGATTGCGCCTTGGTGTGCGAACCATAGTAGGTCAGCATTCGGCTTGATACTTACTTCGGTCGATGCGTTCGCCTGCGTCTCGGGTGGACTATCCACGGCGCCCGGTTCGGGACTGGCGGTTGCATCTTTCAGGCGAGTGACTTGAGGAACCGGCACGTCGTCCGAGCGCGCGAGCCACTCTTCCCTGGCAAGGTGTGTCATCCGCCCAACGCCGAAAGCCGGGCTCGCAAGAAATCCTTGCAGTGTTTTGTTGTGCAATTGCACGAGAGCGCGGTGCCGAATGCTGAAATGTTGTTCTTGGCGCTCGACAATCTCGTGCCATCGGCTGTCAAGACTGCGAGATGTTTGGACTTGTGCCGACGCTGGGTGTAATTGCGTGTCGGCCTCATACGCGAGCCGCGGCGCGAGCGATTGGAATGGATACTTTTCGACGAGCTGTTGCTGCTGTTGTTGCTGTACGATTGCCAGAATCGCGGCAGCCGCGTAACCGGCGGCTGTCGCGCCGATGATCGATTGTCGAAATGCGCGCGGACCTGCCTTCCGCAAGGCACATATCACCGTTGCCACAAGCACGAAGAGAACTTGGAATGCGACAGCCGGTGAATAAAACATGCACATCGGCGTGGCAAAGAACGCCACGACGCTAAACACAATAGCCAGGGCAAGTCGCGTTGGAGAAGCCGCGACAAGCCATACAGCCAACAGAAAAACGCTTGACCAGATTAGGCTGAACAGGATCATGGCCGCGCCTCCTCGACCTTGATGTTCCGATTATCACCCGGTGAGCATTACCCACCCGCCTTGCGCAAAGCCGTCCACGTCCCTTCGGCCTGGCCGGCGTAGTCGGCTTCTCCTTTCATCGTGTCCTTTTCGATCGTCCCCTTGTATTTGATCTCGTTCCCTTGCACTTCGAAGGCGAACTCGATCGCATCCCCGTTGACGGTCCCCTTCAGGTTGGCGTCGCCGAATTGCCCTTTGTACTTGCCGGTGAGCTTTTCCCCCTCTTGCTTGAAGGTGAACTCCGGCGTGCCGGCATTGTCCCCCAGCTTGATCTCGCAACTCCAACTGCCAGTGGCGTCGATCTTGCGAGCTTTCCAAGTGCCATTGGCCTGTCCGTCGTAATCGACATTTCCTTCCATGCGATCCTTGGCCACGGTGCCGGTGTACGTGACCTTCGCGCCGTTGGCTTCGATCGAAAACTCAATCTCGTTCCCTTTTAGCTTGCCGGTGACATCGGCTTCGCCGAATCGCCCCTTGTAACGGCCGGACAGCTTGTCGCCGTCCTGCTTGAACGTGAAGACCGGCGTGCCGGTGTTGCCGGCCACGTCGACGTCGATATTCCAACCGCCGGCAACACTGTCGGCCGCCGCCGCGCGATCGGTCGCTGAAGTTCCCAGCCACACGCACGAAACCGCCAATACCGCGCAAGCACGAATGAGCGTGGACATGATGCAAGTCCTTTCTTGATTTGCGAGGCCGAGAAAGCCCACGGCCGCGACAACGCCAGAGGTGATTGCGTTGCAAAACGACCGCGATCGCAGTATACCAAACGGCACGCATCAGCGTCTTTTGATGGGAGCAATGTGCCATGTCGCGACAATCCGCATGCCGTGGACTGGGAAGCTCGACGATTAACCGTCGCGCGTTCTTGGAAACAACCGTTGCTGCCGGGGGCGCCGGCATCGCGTTACCGCAGTTGTTGGCGTCTCAGGCCAGCGCGCGCGAGTCAGGCGCAACGACGCGCAACACGGCCGTGATTCAGATCTGGCTGGGCGGCGGTCCCTCGCAATTCGAAACCTATGATCCGAAGCCTGACGCGCCCGTCGAATATCGCGGCTCGTTCGGCGCGATCTCGACGCGATTGCCGGGCGTGCAAATTTGTGAAGTCTTGCCCCGGCACGCCGAGATTCTGGATCGCGTCGCAATCCTGCGCAGCGTCTACCACAACAGTGCCGACCATGACGCCGGCATGTACTTTTGCGTGACGGGCAAAGCCACCAAAAACCAACCCTCGACAGGTTCGATCACGGCCCGCATCCGCGGCGCGAATGCACCGGGATTGCCCGGTTACGTCCACCTCGGTTTTCAACCTGTGGTCAACTTGGTGTTCGCGCCGAATTTTAAGGCCAGCTACCTCGGGAGCGGCTACGACCCGTTTTATCTGACCGACGATCCCGCGGACGCCAAGTTTCAGGTGCCGAATTTGCAACTGGCCGACGGCATGACGATCGACCGTTTGGGTAATCGGCGTGAGCTGCTGGCACATTTCGATCGGCTGCGCCGCAGCAACGATCGCTCGGGCGTCATGCAAGCACTCGATCAATTCGACCAAGCTGCTTACGAGATGGTGACCGGCGCCGCCGCGCGCGAGGCTTTCGACCTGTCGCGCGAGGATCCGATGACCCGCGAGCGCTACGGCATGCACCGCTGGGGGCAAAGC
The genomic region above belongs to Pirellulales bacterium and contains:
- a CDS encoding DUF1501 domain-containing protein, translated to MSRQSACRGLGSSTINRRAFLETTVAAGGAGIALPQLLASQASARESGATTRNTAVIQIWLGGGPSQFETYDPKPDAPVEYRGSFGAISTRLPGVQICEVLPRHAEILDRVAILRSVYHNSADHDAGMYFCVTGKATKNQPSTGSITARIRGANAPGLPGYVHLGFQPVVNLVFAPNFKASYLGSGYDPFYLTDDPADAKFQVPNLQLADGMTIDRLGNRRELLAHFDRLRRSNDRSGVMQALDQFDQAAYEMVTGAAAREAFDLSREDPMTRERYGMHRWGQSCLLARRLVEAGVTFVTVNFDPHSFSFDQHASIRQGMLSAGPRMDSAIPSLVNDLIERGLDRQVLVIVWGEFGRTPMINASAGRDHWGQVMSVLLAGGGLRMGQVIGSSNAKGEVPKDRPLLPYDVLATMYRHLGIDPATSFADLSGRPQ